Proteins found in one Micromonospora sp. WMMD1082 genomic segment:
- the purD gene encoding phosphoribosylamine--glycine ligase has translation MRVLLLGGGGREHALALRLADDASVEQLIAAPGNPGIAGVAELRAVEVADPGAVAGLAVEVGADLVVIGPEAPLVAGVADAVRAKGIAVFGPSAAAARLEGSKTFAKEVMTAAGVPTARAYTCTDEASTAAALDEFGPPYVVKDDGLAAGKGVVVTDDRAVAQAHARECDRVVVEEYLAGPEVSLFVVTDGEAAVPLLPAQDFKRVGDGDSGPNTGGMGAYAPLPWAPAGLVDEVMRDVVHPTLAEMRRRGTPFAGLLYVGLAITAAGPRVIEFNARFGDPETQVVLALLETPLGGLLHAAATGALAEHPPLRWRTGAAVTVVVAAEGYPARPRTGDVITGAERPGVIHAGTVRRAADGALLSAGGRVLCGTATGPDLPAARDAAYQLVRGITLAGSHHRRDIAAAAVDGRIALPA, from the coding sequence GTGCGGGTTCTTCTTCTTGGGGGTGGGGGGCGGGAGCATGCGCTCGCGTTGCGCCTCGCCGATGACGCGTCCGTCGAGCAGCTGATCGCGGCGCCGGGGAACCCGGGGATTGCCGGGGTGGCCGAGCTGCGGGCCGTCGAGGTGGCCGATCCGGGGGCGGTGGCGGGGCTCGCGGTCGAGGTGGGCGCGGATCTGGTCGTCATCGGGCCGGAGGCACCACTGGTCGCCGGGGTGGCCGACGCGGTCCGCGCCAAGGGCATCGCGGTCTTCGGGCCGTCGGCCGCGGCGGCCCGGCTGGAGGGCTCCAAGACCTTCGCCAAGGAGGTGATGACCGCGGCCGGTGTGCCCACGGCGCGGGCGTACACCTGCACCGACGAGGCGAGCACGGCCGCCGCCCTGGACGAGTTCGGCCCGCCGTACGTGGTGAAGGACGACGGGCTCGCCGCCGGCAAGGGCGTCGTGGTCACCGACGACCGCGCGGTGGCACAGGCCCACGCCCGGGAGTGCGACCGGGTGGTGGTCGAGGAGTATCTCGCCGGTCCCGAGGTGTCGCTGTTCGTGGTGACCGACGGCGAGGCGGCGGTGCCACTGCTGCCGGCGCAGGACTTCAAGCGGGTCGGTGACGGCGACAGCGGCCCGAACACCGGCGGCATGGGGGCGTACGCGCCGCTGCCGTGGGCGCCGGCCGGCCTTGTCGACGAGGTGATGCGCGACGTGGTGCACCCGACGCTGGCCGAGATGCGCCGCCGGGGCACGCCCTTCGCCGGCCTGCTCTACGTCGGGCTGGCGATCACCGCCGCCGGCCCTCGGGTGATCGAGTTCAACGCCCGCTTCGGCGACCCCGAGACCCAGGTGGTACTCGCCCTGCTGGAGACGCCGCTGGGTGGGCTGCTGCATGCCGCGGCCACCGGTGCACTGGCCGAACATCCGCCGCTGCGCTGGCGTACCGGCGCCGCGGTGACGGTCGTGGTCGCCGCCGAGGGCTACCCGGCGAGGCCGCGTACCGGTGATGTGATCACCGGCGCGGAGCGGCCGGGCGTCATCCACGCCGGCACCGTCCGCCGGGCCGCCGACGGCGCGTTGCTCTCCGCCGGCGGTCGGGTCCTCTGTGGTACGGCCACCGGCCCGGACCTCCCCGCCGCCCGGGACGCGGCCTACCAGTTGGTACGCGGCATCACGCTGGCCGGCTCGCACCACCGCCGCGACATCGCCGCCGCCGCGGTCGACGGCCGGATCGCCCTCCCCGCCTGA
- a CDS encoding OB-fold-containig protein gives MTPHVTIIVPVGGSGHRDGEEDAVTGFLGVALSFPTVLFSFLLVVVVGYWLLVLTGVLDLGDDLDVDGAPGTFLAGLGLGGVPSAVIFSLLVAVAWFVSLAGTALLDDLGIGSGIRIVVSVGVLLAATACAWVVTRLLVAPLSRLFPTESDASRHAFVGRLCVVRTGTVTADFGQAEVTAADGSSAVVQIRQPGDERMPAGSSALIYDYDTEGEFFWVMPAGPAFDPMRHIAT, from the coding sequence TTGACACCTCATGTCACGATCATCGTGCCGGTGGGCGGTAGCGGCCACCGGGACGGGGAGGAGGACGCGGTGACCGGCTTTCTCGGCGTGGCGCTCAGTTTTCCGACCGTGTTGTTCAGCTTCCTCCTGGTGGTCGTGGTCGGCTACTGGCTGCTGGTGCTGACCGGCGTGCTGGATCTCGGCGACGACCTGGACGTCGACGGCGCGCCGGGCACCTTCCTCGCGGGTCTCGGCCTGGGCGGTGTGCCCAGCGCCGTCATCTTCTCCCTGCTCGTCGCGGTGGCCTGGTTCGTCAGCCTCGCCGGCACCGCGCTGCTCGACGATCTCGGCATCGGCTCCGGCATCCGGATCGTCGTCTCGGTCGGGGTCCTGCTGGCCGCCACGGCCTGCGCCTGGGTGGTGACCCGCCTGCTCGTGGCGCCGTTGAGCCGGCTCTTCCCGACGGAGTCGGACGCCAGCCGGCACGCCTTCGTCGGCCGCCTCTGCGTGGTACGCACCGGCACGGTCACCGCCGACTTCGGTCAGGCCGAGGTGACCGCGGCCGACGGTTCGTCGGCGGTGGTGCAGATCCGGCAGCCGGGCGACGAGCGGATGCCGGCCGGCAGCTCCGCGTTGATCTACGACTACGACACCGAGGGCGAGTTCTTCTGGGTGATGCCCGCCGGGCCCGCCTTCGACCCGATGAGACATATCGCCACCTAG
- a CDS encoding flotillin family protein, which translates to MDVITIGVGVLLAVVLLVALGVVFMVSRLFRKVEQGKALIVSKIRRVDVTFTGAVVLPVLHKAEIMDISVKTIDIERTGNEGLICRDNIRADIRITFFVRVNKTVEDVIKVAQAIGTARASDRETLQELFNAKFSEALKTVGKQLDFVDLYTKRDEFRDQIIRVIGTDLNGYSLEDAAIDFLEQTPMSQLDPKNILDAQGIRKITELTAIEHVRTNEFRRSEEKEITRQNVDAKEAILELERRQADAEAKQNREIETVRAREQAEITRVRAEERLRAETANIRTDEQLGVQHENRAREIAVAEKNRERVIAIETERIEKDRLLEVIGRERETELSTISKDKEVEAEKRAIAEVIRERIAVEKTVAEQEENIKRLRVVEEAERTRQALVIQAEAEAQENLVKDIKAAEAAEAAAKHKAREELVLAEARQQAAELDTRAKIRLAEGVQAEAAATGLADVQVQERSAEAIEKVGRAEAAVEREKAVAAAEAVREKLKGEAEGLTEKAAAMAALDDATREHEEYRLRLELEKEVRLAGLDTQRQVAEAQAKLVSTGLEKANIDIVGGDSVFFDRLLSSISFGKSVDGFVAHSDVAKNLAQPWLDGSASFTDDLARMVGSLDSADVQNLTLSAFLVQQMRSGGADKGKLQELLKAAQRLGVAETPVAALTGPRQRAGE; encoded by the coding sequence ATGGATGTCATCACCATCGGAGTAGGTGTACTCCTCGCCGTCGTCCTGCTCGTCGCGCTCGGCGTGGTGTTCATGGTCAGCCGGCTGTTCCGCAAGGTCGAGCAGGGCAAGGCACTGATCGTCTCCAAGATCCGGCGGGTCGACGTGACCTTCACCGGCGCGGTCGTGCTGCCCGTCCTGCACAAGGCCGAGATCATGGACATCTCGGTGAAGACGATCGACATCGAACGGACCGGCAACGAGGGGCTGATCTGCCGGGACAACATCCGGGCCGACATCCGGATCACCTTCTTCGTCCGGGTCAACAAGACCGTCGAGGACGTCATCAAGGTGGCCCAGGCGATCGGCACCGCGCGGGCCAGCGACCGGGAGACGTTGCAGGAACTGTTCAACGCGAAGTTCTCCGAGGCGCTGAAGACGGTCGGCAAGCAGCTCGACTTCGTCGATCTCTACACCAAGCGCGACGAGTTCCGGGATCAGATCATCCGGGTGATCGGCACCGACCTCAACGGCTACAGCCTGGAGGACGCGGCGATCGACTTCCTGGAGCAGACGCCGATGTCGCAGCTGGACCCGAAGAACATTCTCGACGCCCAGGGCATCCGGAAGATCACCGAGCTGACCGCGATCGAGCACGTCCGGACCAACGAGTTCCGGCGCAGCGAGGAGAAGGAGATCACCCGGCAGAACGTGGACGCCAAGGAGGCGATCCTGGAGCTGGAGCGCCGGCAGGCGGACGCCGAGGCCAAGCAGAACCGCGAGATCGAGACCGTGCGGGCCCGCGAGCAGGCCGAGATCACCCGGGTACGCGCGGAGGAGCGGCTGCGGGCCGAGACCGCGAACATCCGTACCGACGAGCAGTTGGGTGTCCAGCACGAGAACCGGGCCCGGGAGATCGCGGTCGCGGAGAAGAACCGTGAGCGGGTCATCGCCATCGAGACCGAGCGGATCGAGAAGGACCGCCTGCTGGAAGTGATCGGCCGGGAGCGGGAGACCGAGCTGAGCACGATCTCCAAGGACAAGGAGGTCGAGGCCGAGAAGCGGGCCATCGCCGAGGTGATCCGGGAGCGGATCGCGGTGGAGAAGACCGTCGCCGAGCAGGAGGAGAACATCAAGCGGCTGCGGGTGGTCGAGGAGGCCGAGCGGACCCGCCAGGCGCTGGTGATCCAGGCCGAGGCCGAGGCGCAGGAGAACCTGGTCAAGGACATCAAGGCGGCGGAGGCCGCCGAGGCGGCGGCGAAGCACAAGGCCCGCGAGGAACTGGTGCTGGCCGAGGCCCGGCAGCAGGCCGCCGAGCTGGACACCCGGGCGAAGATCCGGCTGGCCGAGGGGGTCCAGGCCGAGGCGGCGGCGACCGGCCTGGCCGACGTGCAGGTCCAGGAGCGCAGCGCCGAGGCGATCGAGAAGGTCGGCCGCGCCGAGGCCGCCGTGGAACGCGAGAAGGCGGTGGCCGCGGCCGAGGCGGTACGCGAGAAGCTGAAGGGCGAGGCCGAGGGTCTCACCGAGAAGGCCGCCGCGATGGCCGCGCTGGACGACGCCACCCGGGAGCACGAGGAGTACCGGCTGCGCCTGGAGCTGGAGAAGGAGGTCCGCCTGGCCGGGCTGGACACCCAGCGGCAGGTCGCCGAGGCGCAGGCCAAGCTGGTCTCCACCGGCCTGGAGAAGGCGAACATCGACATCGTCGGCGGGGACAGCGTCTTCTTCGACCGGCTGCTCAGCTCGATCTCGTTCGGCAAGAGTGTGGACGGCTTCGTGGCCCACTCGGACGTGGCGAAGAACCTGGCCCAGCCGTGGCTGGACGGCAGCGCCAGCTTCACCGACGACCTGGCCCGGATGGTCGGCTCGCTGGACAGCGCCGACGTGCAGAACCTCACCCTGTCGGCGTTCCTGGTGCAGCAGATGCGCTCCGGCGGTGCGGACAAGGGCAAGCTCCAGGAGCTGCTGAAGGCCGCGCAGCGCCTCGGCGTGGCGGAGACCCCGGTCGCCGCCCTCACCGGCCCGCGGCAGCGCGCCGGTGAGTGA